The Clostridia bacterium sequence GATAATAAATGAACAAGGGAATATCATTTCTTCTTCCTACAAAGGGTATGATACATACAGCGAAGAACTAAATTACGTTGAACAAGATGCCCAAGACTGGTGGGATGCAGTAGTATATACTGTCAGAGAATGTATGTATAAAGTAGAAAACAAAGACAGAATAAAAGCCATCTCGTTATCTTCCCAAGGCGGCAGCATGGTCCCAGTAGACCAAAACTGCAACCCTTTGAGAAGGGCTATAGTATGGATGGATAAAAGAGCAGTCCAACAAGGGAAAGACCTAAGAAAGGGCAAACCCAAAGATTACTTTTACAAAAAAACAGGCTGGAGATTGTCCAGCGGCTTGAATTTAGCCCAAATCAAATGGGTCAAAGACAATCAGCCGGAGATTTTCAAAAACACCCATAAATTTTTATCTACTATCGATTTCATCAACTATAAGCTTACCGGGGAATACGTTATAGACCTAACCAATGCTGGCATTACACATCTTGCAGACTTAGAGAAACGGGAATGGAACAAAGAAATACTAGAGGAAATAGAAATAGACCAGACAGAACTGGCAGACCTTAACAGCTCTGGAGAAATAATAGGTAACCTGACTAAAGCAGCAGCAGAACAACTAGGATTGCCCGCAAATGTTAAAGTGATAAGCGGTGGACATGATCAATATTGCGTAGCACTAGGAGCAGGTGCCGTAAACAAAGGTGATGTTCTGTTGGCCACAGGCACTGCTTGGGCTGTTATAGGAATATTTGACCAACTGTTATTTGATACGAAAGCTTACTTTTCTCCAGGTTACCATGTAGTAAAAGATAAATATGGTGCTATGTCAACGGTAGGAACCGGAGGAATATCCATGGAATGGTTCAGAAAAAACATAGCTAACTTGATAAAACAGGATGATGGAGACCAACTGGAAAGTTATCAGAACATAAACAAAAAAGCAGGTCAAAAAGGCATAGGTGCCGATGGCTTGATGTTTTATCCTCATTTTTTAGGTTCAGGATGCCCTACATGGTCTTCGGATAACAGGGCTACAATATTAGGTTTGGATTTAAGCCATGATAGATACCATATCGCCAGGGCAATAATGGAAGGAGTAGCCTTCGAAGCAAACTGGATACTTGAAGCGTTAAAAGAAAAAGACGTAACCATTAACAAACTTAAAATGCTGGGAGGGGCTACCAATAGCAAACTATGGACCCAAATAATTGCCAACATAACAGGAGTACCCATCATCATTCCGGAAATCTCCGATGCTGCCTGTGTAGGAGCAGCTATGCTAGCCGGATTAGGAATAGGAATGTTTGAAGATGCCCAAAAAGCATATCAAGCCATGGTAAAAGATGAAAGAGAGATACTGCCCATTAAAGAACAAGCCCAAGAGTACAAAGCATTGTTTCAGCAGTACAAGAAAAGGTTTTATTATTTGAAACAATTATATGGTGTTAGTATTTAAAAAACTTTTTTGAAAAGATGACTATATAAGGAGGATTTTCGGCCTTGATGTAGAAACCTTATATTAAGATAATAGAGATAAGTGGATTATTTCGATACCGCTTAC is a genomic window containing:
- a CDS encoding FGGY family carbohydrate kinase, translating into MQLLIGIDVGTTGTKTMIINEQGNIISSSYKGYDTYSEELNYVEQDAQDWWDAVVYTVRECMYKVENKDRIKAISLSSQGGSMVPVDQNCNPLRRAIVWMDKRAVQQGKDLRKGKPKDYFYKKTGWRLSSGLNLAQIKWVKDNQPEIFKNTHKFLSTIDFINYKLTGEYVIDLTNAGITHLADLEKREWNKEILEEIEIDQTELADLNSSGEIIGNLTKAAAEQLGLPANVKVISGGHDQYCVALGAGAVNKGDVLLATGTAWAVIGIFDQLLFDTKAYFSPGYHVVKDKYGAMSTVGTGGISMEWFRKNIANLIKQDDGDQLESYQNINKKAGQKGIGADGLMFYPHFLGSGCPTWSSDNRATILGLDLSHDRYHIARAIMEGVAFEANWILEALKEKDVTINKLKMLGGATNSKLWTQIIANITGVPIIIPEISDAACVGAAMLAGLGIGMFEDAQKAYQAMVKDEREILPIKEQAQEYKALFQQYKKRFYYLKQLYGVSI